Proteins encoded within one genomic window of Amorphoplanes friuliensis DSM 7358:
- a CDS encoding extracellular solute-binding protein, translated as MKRRIAVAAALAATLVGAAACGSSSDSSETPNANASVNGAGKTIKVWLMVDAQSGWPEVVKQANDRFTQATGAQVQVDYQQWTDHLAKLDTTLAGNDVPDVVELGNTEMPKYVFNQAFAPLDKGQFENSGQWLTGLSAPCELDGKTYCVPYYAGARVLLYRTDLFKDAGLSAPKTYEDVVAAAKALKAKNGNDKQFSAFLMPGKYWYAAMAWVHGSGGEIAKKDGDKWVGSLSEPAAQEGLTKWADLAKTYSSGDPTKDEADQDPVFAQGKTGMIYANGWELGAVQEQLKDPNDPASAKVKTKVNGKVASAPMPGVPSFLGGSNVAVTAKSPNADLAAKWAQIFTDAKSQEGLIAKGVLPNATSLLDKAAAVKGNEATAQAAKETWFVPMAPKWSDVESANVLQNMLVSIATGKSSVADATKEADAKINEILNAS; from the coding sequence GTGAAGCGCAGAATCGCGGTTGCCGCGGCTCTCGCAGCGACGCTGGTCGGAGCCGCCGCATGTGGCTCGAGCAGCGACAGCAGCGAAACCCCCAACGCCAACGCATCGGTCAACGGCGCAGGCAAGACCATCAAGGTCTGGCTGATGGTCGACGCCCAGTCCGGCTGGCCCGAGGTCGTCAAGCAGGCCAACGACCGGTTCACCCAGGCCACCGGCGCCCAGGTCCAGGTCGACTACCAGCAGTGGACCGACCACCTGGCCAAGCTCGACACCACCCTGGCCGGCAACGACGTCCCCGACGTGGTCGAGCTGGGTAACACCGAGATGCCGAAGTACGTCTTCAACCAGGCGTTCGCACCGCTCGACAAGGGCCAGTTCGAGAACTCCGGCCAGTGGCTGACCGGTCTCTCGGCGCCGTGCGAGCTCGACGGCAAGACCTACTGCGTGCCGTACTACGCCGGTGCCCGGGTCCTGCTCTACCGCACGGACCTCTTCAAGGACGCCGGTCTGAGCGCGCCGAAGACCTACGAGGACGTCGTGGCCGCGGCCAAGGCCCTCAAGGCCAAGAACGGCAACGACAAGCAGTTCTCCGCGTTCCTGATGCCGGGCAAGTACTGGTACGCCGCGATGGCGTGGGTGCACGGCAGCGGCGGCGAGATCGCCAAGAAGGACGGCGACAAGTGGGTCGGTTCGCTCTCCGAGCCGGCCGCGCAGGAGGGCCTGACCAAGTGGGCCGACCTGGCCAAGACCTACTCCAGCGGTGACCCCACCAAGGACGAGGCCGACCAGGACCCGGTGTTCGCCCAGGGCAAGACCGGCATGATCTACGCCAACGGCTGGGAGCTCGGCGCTGTGCAGGAGCAGCTCAAGGACCCCAACGACCCCGCCTCGGCGAAGGTCAAGACCAAGGTCAACGGCAAGGTCGCCTCGGCGCCGATGCCGGGCGTGCCGTCCTTCCTCGGTGGCTCGAACGTCGCCGTCACGGCGAAGAGCCCGAACGCCGATCTGGCCGCCAAGTGGGCGCAGATCTTCACCGACGCCAAGTCCCAGGAGGGCCTGATCGCCAAGGGTGTTCTGCCCAACGCGACGTCCCTGCTCGACAAGGCGGCGGCGGTCAAGGGCAACGAGGCGACCGCGCAGGCCGCCAAGGAGACCTGGTTCGTCCCGATGGCGCCGAAGTGGTCGGACGTCGAGTCGGCGAACGTGCTGCAGAACATGCTGGTGAGCATTGCCACCGGTAAGTCCTCGGTGGCCGACGCCACCAAGGAAGCCGACGCGAAGATCAACGAGATCCTCAACGCCAGCTGA